CCATGCTTTTCATCGATTTCAATGGCTTTCCTCATTACTGCTGCCATTTCTGTAATTTGGTCCACATGCACTTGCAGCTCCTACAACATAAAAAGTAAACAGTGAcgggggtgttggttgacaagcAGCTCAACATGATCCAGCAGTGTGCATTTGCAGccaaccatgtgctgggctgcatcaaaaggagtgtgatcagcaggtcaagggaggtgattctacCGCTCTGCTTCgctctcctgagaccccacctggagtactgggtgcagttctggtgtcctcaacataaaaaggacacggagctgctgGGAGAAAATCCAGAAGAGTCCACAAAGGTGAtgacagggctggagcacctctgctatgaagacaggctgagagagttgggcttattcagcctggagaagagaaggttccaggACACCctataacagtcttccagtacctaaagggggccaacaagaaatctggagagggacgtttttacaagggcatgtagtgacaggacaagggggaatggctttaaactggaagatgggagatttagattagacattaggaagaagttcttccctgtgagggtggtgagacattggcacagattgcccggagaagctgcggctgccccatccctggcagtgttcaaggccaggttggacagggcttggagcaacctggtctagtggaaggtgtccctgcccatggcaggggggttggaattagatgatctgtaaggtccctttcaacatAAACCGTTCTCTGATTCTACGATAGTAAAGTTGGAATAAAGGACAAGTTGAGgagaagacaataaaaaataaaagcttctggAAAcaccattaaaatatttgtcttaaCTGACCAACTATCATGTCGGCCTATTTGTGTCTGACCTGACCTTTGGCCAAAATTCACAGTAGTTACTAACTAATATTGGCgaaaacagaacagcaggaCTAAAATGAAGAACATTATAGACTGAAGTTAAATCCCACTTTTAAATTATGAGTTTGTCTGAAGGTCCACACATCTAGCAGATGATCAGCTTGCCTTTAAACTACCAGAAATGATTAAGCTACCATGAAGAACTGCCTCTCTTTGAATCATAAACTTGATCTGACCCAAATATACTTTACTAAAATGAACGTCAGCCCTTTCCATCCTTTCCTCTCTGGCACCTCAATTGCCAAAGCTGTTGTTCAGCTGTTTACTTATTAAACACCCACTcagagcaggggagaggaagggggagggatggggataAAACTTGCtgtaaatctttattttcttctctgtttccacAGAAGGTGATGAGATGAGACAttggtttttttcaacaaaaaCCTATATTTAGCCTGAAAGAAAGCTGTGATCAGTGGTAAAGAATGAGTTGGTGAGGATGTACCCTTGAGAAGGGCTGCGAAGGAGTTAGTGGGTTTTAGATATACCGACTGCTGTCCTCTCTACTTCCTACTTTGCCAGCTTATGTGGCCTCTTGATCAATATGATTCAGGACCTGTTCCAAAGTCACTAGTGTTAGATCAGACGCTAACACAGAAGTGTAGGGTCCTACTCTGGAAAGCACACATGCAAAACTTTGATGCTGTAATGCCAAAGAACGCAATGAAAGTGACAAATATAGCCTCAAACATCTATGAACGCtctttgcatttctctcttttttttttgtttgccatatattgtggggttttattctccaaagagaataaaaaaaatggttttaggCCTTGTTTCAGCTGAGCAGATACAAACAGGACACTTTGATCAGGGTCATTACTACCAAGACACACATTTCTCTTGCATACAACATAAAAGAAACTGTTCCTCTGTTTAAAGGAGGTGCTTGCTGATCTACTGAAATCAATGATTTTGtaataatcttttgtaaataggCACTGAAGTTAATAGCTGGCACTTGAGAGAACAGCAGCTACTGGTACCAGTGAGATTCATTCCTTAGGtgtgacagatttttttttagttaacaagagagaagtatttaaaaactaCTTCAAGATTGTTCAATCTTATTGAATGTGAAGGTTGATCAGAAGAATAAAGAATGAAATTCCAGAAATTCAAAGTGTCAGGTTAAGGGTGATAAATCCTCTTAACCAGGCATTATTGTGGGATATGATTTAACCAAAATGTTGAAGCCTGTATCTCCTGTTTAAATAACATTGTTTgatattttctctcctcccccatCCCCCCCAAGCTTTTCATCCACAGAAGTGTTCCTGAAATGGGATTTCCAAGTCCATTTCAGGACAGATGTAACTTTACCCTCTTGTCTTGGTACTCATGAGGCTGTAAGATATGTTATATTATGTGCTAAGGTAACTGCTTTTGATAAAGATATATAGCTGTCAGTTTTTAGGAGTTTATGTTCAAGATGTAGTTCTAATCCAGTAATTTTTTTGATACCAATCTAAGTAGCCCCATTGATTTCAATGCCACTAATTACATACGTgtgatttttaaggaaataagCAAGCACCAAATTCTTAAACTTTGTCTTCCCAGGATGTAGACCCTAACTCTGCTTTGCAGACTTAGTTTGTTGAGGTCAAAGATTATTAAACACTTAGAACTAACATTTATTTACGCAGTTACACTGCTCTCCGATGATTACgttgtatttaaaatgtaatataatgCTGTGTTAGAAAGGTCCTGTTTAGATCTGTTAGTGACCTAAAATCATGAGTTTTCctcaaaatacatgaaaaaaccctaaacaatATATTAATGctataaaaacatatattaatCATATATGAAGCTACTGAATACTCATACATACACCTCATTCACAATAGCTTACAAAAATGTTGCTTAACAGCACTTTGCTTTTCTAGTTTTCAAAAGCCATAAGATGAAGCAATCTTTCACCAGCAACCTTCATCACCCTTCAAGCACCTCAGGCTGCCCTAGATTCTACTTAGCAATCCTGATCAGTACTGAAACAAGAACCGAGGCTtgaagcaggaaagaagagaagtGTATGTTCAGTTATTCGCCATTCAAAAGGgcttttaaatcctttttcttttaaatttatgatatttaggaaaaaaaagaaaaaaaaagaatattgaaTTTAAAAAGCTTACTCCTCCTACTCTCCCCAGTAGCCACAGGTTTACTGATTATTTATTGGAGTCACAAGCGTAAGTTAAAGCCAGTCTAAATGTCTGAATTACTGAGTTCTGTGGCCCGTGGAAATATAAGAGGGCAGTTGCCTTAAAGAGcgaagcaaaacaaaagaagtacGATACAGTAATGAAATGCTACTTGTTAAAAGCTTAAGCAAATGAGAACCTAGTAAGGCTGACTTGACTGATCAAGTTCCTCTTTGTGTTTCATGGACTGGATTATAAAAGTTAGGACTTGCTAGTACAACGAAACAAAAACGGAGACAAAGTGAGCTTTAAACTGACCCACTACAAACTAACTTAAGTGTTatctaagaaaaacaaaggaaaaaaaccctgccaaCCAAACAATTAAGTTATTACCTTGGAATGTTGCTCTTTTAACTTCATTATTATACTTGGATCATCCTTTTTGCTCGCCATAAGCAACCTAAACATCTGTTCTCTGTACTTGCTCATTATGAGTTCCAGAGCAGACTGGTGTTCTTCAAGAGATGTGCGCAGTTctaccaaaataattttaaattcagttagaGCTTAACAGAGAAGaattgaaacaaaatacaaaagtacTTCAGCttgagaaaactgaaataagcCTTAATCAAGTGTTCCCTCTCCTTGCACCATAAAATCTATGTGGGCTCTGCAGATGTCTTCAGTGGTGACTGCCCTGGGAAAATTCTTGTCAGAAACACAGGACTTTTGTTAATACAACTTTATATTCAGTCCCTCTAGCTGACATAAGCCATCTTGAGTGTAGCTGAGCCTCTTTACTCTAGCTGCTATAAGCAAAACTGTACAAAAGCTAGAAAGAAATTTACAGATCTGTTTTAATCTGATAAAATAAGAGTTAAAAAATGCTCGTGTTCAAAATATACTAAGTCAAAGGACAAATAACTCCTGAGATAAGACGTGATTCATACAAATTGAGATCATTAAAACTTTTGCTGAATATAATTGTTAGAATAAGTAAGGTATTCCAGGAGGAACAGTTAATTCCTACTGTACAGAATTCCAGAAGGAATTATACTACTGTGCTTACGCTACAATTTGTCCTGACTACTCCTAAATTAGTTATTTTTAGAAGTAGGAAACACATTTCCAAACAGATACCTATATTGCAGAATTAAGTTCTATTTATCTCCTCACTTGTGCTAAATATTAGATAAGgacagaaaaagtaattttctacaACTCTCACTTTTTGTCAATCCTAGCCCCAGTGGTTGGACATTAGGACTCTTTATTAGATTGTGTTATGATTAGTTAAACTGACGAACTGAGACTAGAAGAAAAAGTTTCTTCAACAACAGTTGTTTTGAAACAGATCAATGGTGAAAGTGTCACTGATTCCAGTGGTGCAGGTTGGAACTTGAAAACGATAGAGCATCACTTtacctttattttcctgttgcagTTCCCTAATCTGTCTGTTTTCTTGTTGGATACCCATCACTAATGTAGACCGAGGACGATGTCTTGCTACTTCATTAAGCTCTTGAATTTCTTCTTGGTACTAGttattggaaaaacaaaaccaaaagaaaccaaCCACAACATATTGAAGTAACCAAAGGCAAGCATTAATCAGCAAGTCACTAAGGAGCCGTTCTGTCAGTCGAAGTCTGTAACCAGCAAGATAAagcttggttttaaaataataatgttaaacaaacaaaaatacctcTGAGGGTGTTGCTAACATACTGCCCTTTACAGACACAAAAGTATCACCTTTGTTTCATACATACTTCATACCTTAGATGTGTGCAGAGGGCATTAGTTAACCTTCAATTAATGCAGGTCAAGTTCACCATCAAGTAATTTAAAACTGATATACATATGGTGAAGAAAACCCACGAGGTATTAACCTCTAGATATTTACTGTGGCTTCCCAATACCTTAAACCCCAAGGTTGTACGGGTACAAGTCCCGTGGACCTGAACGAAGGGATCCTGACTCTCGGCAAATGGGTAAGTTTAGTGCTCTCAATTCGAAGTCATGAAGCCTCTGCATGACTGGTTTTACGGGGACAAAGCACATGCAggattttattactttatagGCCCATTAACATGTCCTGTGGTCTGTTAAAATGACAGGATGAACTTCATATGGAAAGTCAGTAGACACCTTAATGCTTTTTCAGGAGTTTTCTAGTGAAAAGTCTAATGACCTGCTTTGAATAGCTTAATATCAGCATGGAACTGATCACAAAAAAAGCCTACGAGGCTACTTTGAAACAAAAGGAGGCAGTGAAAAGTTAAAAGTATTCTGAACAGAGGAAAGCATGATAGGGCCTCAATACGATTACACGTGCATgttgaaattaataaaacaagtAGTTtcacagcagagcaaagcacaAGACACCACACAATGGTTTGTAAGATACCAACCCAATTTCTACCAGTGTTCTTCAAATAAATGCCAATTTCAATATTTAAGGTAGAGTTACAGAAACTTCTTCACACGATCAAACTAAATATATAAACAACCTATTTTTAGATTATAGTCACACCTCTAATGAAAATACCTAGTATGGCATTAAAGCATTAATCAAATAACACACTGGTTTTACACTGTACAGTAGCACACAAAAATTATCTTAAATTATGTGTTTCCATGTTGTTCTCTTCATGGAGGAAacaaatttggaaaacaaacctgTTTCATTGCCTCAACCCGTTTGTTAAGAGCTGTAGTCTGTTCAATGAGAGCTTCCGCTGCGTTGTCATGCTCCCTCAGCCGTTCCACCAGTGCTTTCGCATCTGCTAAGGCTTTTTCGATTGTGCAACTCATTTCTAAAGATTAGAAACGTGTTATTTTCATGCCACCACCTGTTTGCTACACAGAGAACAGCTATCTatgtgaaatatatatatattcctagACTAAAGCAGCTGAATAAACCTTTTCCTCAGAAACATCCATTTTGTAGTATTTTAGGAGTAGGAAGAAATTATGCCTCAAGTATTCCCTAAagtctgcctttccttttcctcctttttaattgctgttgaGACCACACATCAGagcaaggaaatgaaagtaAACTCTGTGTTTGGAGGAGAGTATCAACACACCAAATGCCAAAGTAAAACTATTGAACATACGGAGCAGCACATGTGCATGTTCTTCTGTAAGtagcagagaaaaatatgattacataactatttcattttttcaatactatctttttttttttttttaatgtgcccTCCTACCAGTCAGATATACTTCAAGATATTTGAGAAGTAGAACTCCAGCACAAAAGACAATGATGCTAAAGGACTACAGTGGACTGGAAGATTTTGATGCATTAAatcagcagagaaggaagagctcAAACTGACACAATAGATACTCAGGTAATAAACAGAAAACGAAAGGCTCGTGTTCTCTCCGTGTCTGtaaaaagaacacaaacatCATGTTTCACTGCATGGAATGGAACTGTAAAGTTTTCAGCAGGATAAAGACAGCGACTCGGCTAAGAAAAAGAACTGACTGCATAGCTAAAATACCAGCCTTCTAATTGCAGTAGTTAGCAGAAATTACCTATTGCTAGAATTGCTAAACTTGCAAAATGCTTACGCATAAAAGCATTTCCAGACTACTGGCCTTTACACTGAATTTTGTCATGCTCATGTTTGATAGATCAAGTTTCAAGACTGAGATTTTCAGCctaagtttttgttttcttttaagaaaccTGGCACTTGTTCTACGGAAACGGAAATCTGCTTAAACTCCTTGAACTGTGTTTCAGCAATCAGGCAGCAACAACAGAGGCTTATTAGTTATGGGCCTTCCTGATACAAGATTTGTTTCAGGAAACTTCCTAAGGTACTGAAAGAACCAACTAAATCCAGTCCTTAGCCAGGCTGCTTGGCAAAGGAGAGATTTTTCTAAGCATAAAAGGTCAGTGACCCTTTCCTGagctacaggaaaaacaaactgctCCATGTTGATTTTCTAACTTTCTTAGGCATCTTTGCAAATCATTTTAGCCAAGCTTAAAGAAACCCTCACATTTTCCTCACCTGACCTTTTCCCACTGTTCCGGGTAAGTAGTACAAGTAAGGGTATTTCAAACACCAGAAATTCCACCATTTCCCTCAAAAGATTTACGAACATAGCAGGAATAACCTTCCATCACGTACTAAGGTGGGGCAAAACTGAGCAAGAGCATGGTATGGAATGCTCTCTCTGAAGAGCTCTCATGCTCCCAGAACATGCTGTAAGATCTAACCGCTCAAAACCATTGTAATTTGGTAATTTCATTAGCTTCGAGAAGCACAGGTAATACAAAAGCATTTAGTTCACTTTTTCTGTGAACTAAATAAGGGCCTTTCAGGGACCCTGCCATCACAGAAAGGTTGAGACTTATTTGCTGAGAAAGGAGCTTCAGAAAGTGACCTTCGTGTATGCACAGAGCACAATGGTTTCAACCTGTGTTTTCTGGGATCCAGGCGTTATCGAAAGCATCAGCATTTTGGCATGTATAAGTTTCCTATAGACATTCATAATGTTAAATCCTTCCCgagagttttcattttaatttccatatGATGCATGTATGTATCTGAGCTAACAAGTCAAGTTCTTCAGCAGGCTGGTGCATTATCACATTTATTCAATCTGGTTTAGCTATTTTAAACATTACGTGGAAAGGAATCATACTGTGTTGTTTTTAAGGATCTGCTTTTCTTGCTCCTCATTTCTCCTTCCAGTTCTGGCCTCAGATTCTCACTGGACTACAAAAATATGACAGGCAAAAGATGACTTCCCACACTAGCTGGCTCAGCTTTGCAGAAATTGATTTAATCAGACCAATATTTGAGGAGAATCTGAAGAGCAGTCTTTAACTCAATTCATGGGTCATGAATTCTCTAGCCAGTGTAAAGCAAAGCCTCTCAGGCCTCTCCATGAGCTTGGAATCCATCTGGCCCTCAGACTATAATGCAGTTAACACCTCTGACAATTTGTATGCATCAACACAAATTTTTAAACACAGGGCACATTCACCCTCCTGTGCGCTTTCTCGTTTTGATCCAACCCAGCCACACCAGACGAA
The window above is part of the Strigops habroptila isolate Jane chromosome 3, bStrHab1.2.pri, whole genome shotgun sequence genome. Proteins encoded here:
- the FGFR1OP2 gene encoding FGFR1 oncogene partner 2; protein product: MKMSCTIEKALADAKALVERLREHDNAAEALIEQTTALNKRVEAMKQYQEEIQELNEVARHRPRSTLVMGIQQENRQIRELQQENKELRTSLEEHQSALELIMSKYREQMFRLLMASKKDDPSIIMKLKEQHSKELQVHVDQITEMAAVMRKAIEIDEKHGCKEQERILQLEQENKGLREILQITRESFLNLKKEDASESTSLSGLVTSSDLSLRKS